CCGGGGCTCGAAGGAGTGCTGCGGGGTCAGCCGCAGGTGACGCGGACGAACGTGAAGCCGAAGCGGTTCGGTACGCGGTAGACGTCGACGTTGCCCTCGCTGCCGACGTAGGAGCCGAGCAGCGGCACGTCAGGATGGTCCGGGCAGATCGGGCCGGCCGCCACCACACTCGCCCGGGCGGTGCCACCGTGCGTGGCAGTGGGGACGGGTGCGGCAAGTGCGACCGGTGCGGCAAGTGCGACGGCGGTCGCGGCGAGCGCGGCGACACGGTTCAGAGGGGACATCGGTTCTCCTTTTGCGACAGGGCGGCCGGGGGACGCGGACGCCGGGATGGAAGCCGGACGGCGCAGGCGACGGCAGGCAGGTGCTGTGCCATGGTCAAGGTCTACGACTTCGGGGGTCACCCCCGGCACCCCAGATCGAAGAATTGAACGCCACGATCGGCCGGGGCTGCTCCTACCGCCGGCCCCATCGTGGCGCGGCAACTGTGCCCCGTTCAGTCGGAGGGGAGTGGGTGCGGTTCGAATCTCTGCCCTCGTCGGAGCTGCCAGGAAGCGGTGGGCAACGCCGCGATGAAGCCAGCTATCAGCCCTAGCTGACCCGCGAACCAGAACGCCGGGCTGTCGGGAAGCAAGGGTGGTTCCGGAAAGACCACGCGATGCGCGAGCGTCAGCCAAACGAACAGCGCCAACTCGAAGATGGTGATGGTCAGCAGTTCGACCTTGACGACGGTCGACAGTGCGCGCCAGACCTTCGTCACGCTGCGGCCGGGGCCGCCGAAGTACCGAAAGAGAACAGCTATCGTCACCGCCGTCAGATAGTCGCCGGCGTAGTCGACCCACAGTGTCTCCTGGGCCGGGTCGACTTGGACGACGTACAAGGCGACCTCGGCGACGATGAAACCGAGAGCGCAATGGGCACCGCAACGGGACACGTGGGTGACGAGAATGCCCCGCGGGGGTCTTCGGGGCTGACCCTCCTGCCGCCGTCGAGAGAATGCCTCGGGCCTACCCCAGTTCCAGTAGAGGCGGACGGCTGCCGGACCGATGTAGAGGACGGTCACCAGCCAGACGAGCTCCATGACCCGGACCGGCTGACGGTGTCCGCGAAGATAGGTGTCGGCAACGACGATCGCAAAGCTGACGACTCCGACCGTGAGCGACACCCATGAGAGCGCCACGAGCCAGGTTGGGTGCATTCCCGCCCCTTCCGCACGCCGGGCGCCGGCGCCTCCCGCTATGGAACGTGGAGGGGGCTCGCTGGCCGCTGTCGACGGCCGAGGGCACTTCGCAGTCTTTCATGCCACACTCGGCCACACCGGGAGATTGGGCGTTCCCGCCGGCCGCTGCACTACGGTTCGAGAATGACGAATGCCCCTCGGGAAGCCGAAGCGCGCGTCGGTCCGATCGGCGCGCTGCTCAGCCGACTCATGTTCCTGGCGATCTGCCTGCCCGGACCGGTCCTGCTGGCCACCGCTGTGACGCTGGGCGCATCGCGATCGCCCACGGATTTCTGGGGCCTCCTCGCCGGTGGCGTACTGGCGACGATCGTCGGTGTCGGGTTCGGCGTCTTCGGTTGGCGGCTGGTTGCCCGCTCGCGCCGCGATGCGCGCCGGCTGACCGCCGCTGGCGTCGCCGCGACGGCGGAGATTCTCGCGGTGGCGAACCACCTCGGCGGAGAGGACCCTGGCCTGGAACTCCGCCTGCGCATCAGCGGGCCCGGATTCGCCACGTTCGAGGCAGACACGATCCGCGCGGACGACCCGGCCCTCGTGCCCGGCGCGTTGCTGGCCGTCGTCGTGGACCCCGCCAACCGCCTCTTTGCGATCGTCTAGGCCTGAGTCACCCACGGACCCTCCCGCGTACGGGTAGGGGACTCCCTCGGTGCGGGGATTCGCCGGTCGTGCCGTTCGGGCAGCGTGATCGGGGCAGGGGCCGACGTTCACCACCGATACGGAGAATCCGCCGTGACTCGACCACCACGTCCGCAGACCGAGACCGTCAGCGCAGTTCCGGCACCCTCTACGCCCTCACCACCGCCGTGGGCCCGGCGAGCCGGTCACGTGGCGTGGATCGCCCCCGTGCTGGGGTTCATTCCGCTGCACATTCCATGGATCCTCGGTGTTCCGATGTTCGCCAACGCCGGGCCGTTCGACGAGTGGTACCACGGTCGCGGGCCCGGTGTCGGCGATCATCCGGTCGACGGTGTCCTGGGCATACCGGCCGGCGCGTTCTATCTGGGCCTGCTGTGCGTCCTCGCCGCGCTCGGTGGGGTCTTGGCGCTCGGACTCATCAGTGACTGGGGAGTGGTCTTCCCCCGGTGGGTGCCGTGGCTGCACGGCCGTCGAGTGCCACCGTGGTTGCCGCTGACACCAACGGTGTTGGGATCCGCCCTGATGATCGGCTATTCGGCGACCCTGCCCTGGCAGTTCGCAGCCGACCTGTCGGAGGCCAGCGCGCAGGACATCTTCACCCCGACGGGTGTCCTGATCGGTCTGCCGCTGCTCCTGGCCTGGACGGTCGCGTTGCCCCTGGCAGGCTGGTCCTACTACCGCCGCACCCGTCTGGTCACGCACTAGTTGGCGAAGTCGACGCCGGTGAGCGAGACGGCCCGGTACGCGGCGAGGCGTTCGGCTTGGTCGGTGATGGCCCGGCGCGTGGGGCCCGGCAGCTTGCGCCAGGGCTGGACGGCGACCGTGAACGTGTTGCCGGCCTTGCGGGGGCGCCAGGTGCCGACCAGTTCGCCGTCGACCAGGACGGCGCCGGGGCGACCCAGCACCGGCCACAGCTCCTTGGCGTGGGCGGCGTCGGGCACCAGGGTTGCCCGGTCCTTGGCCTGGAGGAACAGGTCGAACGGGCCGAGGAGGCGGGTCGACCGGCCGTCGGCCGACTCCAGCGCCTCCTCGTCGGCGGCCAGCAGCGAGCGCACTTCCCGGTCGACGGTCACCTCGACCACGTCGTCGGGCCAGAGCGCCTTCACGTCCTTGACCGGGGCGTCGAGATAGTCGGCCACCTGTTTCGGGGTGGCCGGGCCGAGCAGGCGAAGGTACGCGCGGATGAGGTCGAATCTGTCACCCGGGGCGGCCGTCCTCCTGAACCCGGTGATGCGCTGGAGGACCGGAGGCGAGGTGTCGAGCTGCAACTCCAGCCCGGCCCGCGTTGTGGCCAACCGGAACGGCATCTCGTAGACGTGAGTGGCGTTGCACGGCCGGCAGGACCGCAGATATGGCTCGGGCAGCACCGTGGCCAGGCGGCCCGAGGCGTCTCCCTTGACCGTCGGCTTGCTCACGATGGTCCGCAAATGGCCAGCCACCTCGTCGAGGGCGGCGAGGTTGCCGATGCCGGCCGCCTTCAACGGCTTGGAGGCGTCGTAGATGCGTTTGCCCGCGTCGGCGTCGGAGAAGGGCTCGACCGCGGCCACCACTTTCCCGACGTCGGCCCGGCGGTAGAGGTGGGGGGCGCCACGGATGGTCCAGAGCAGGATCAGATCCGTGGCGGACAACGCGGTCACATCGACCCCGCGTACCGCCAGCGCCCACCGGGCACCGTCCGGTCCGGTGTTCTGCACCCCGATGTCCAGGACGGCGGTGTCGGCGAGCGTGCCGTGATCCCGGTCGAGCTGCTGGGCCCGGACGCGGAAGTTCATCACCTGGTGCCGATCAACCATGCCTGCACCCTAGTCAGCGACACCCCGCAGCCATCGGCGGGCGCGAGCGTCGTGTCGGTCTACCACCTCACGCTGGCTTGACCTTGACACCGTGGCAAGGTCTTCAGTGGGGCGATGAGGTGGTTCCGATGACCATGCCGAGAAACGGCACGAACACGATGCGGGCTCTCCAGGGGCTGGAGAACGCCGACTCGTCGGTGCGGCTGCGAGCAGCGCTGGCGGTCGGCACGACCCCTGATCCGCTGTCGATCGACAAGCTCATCGAGCGTTGTGCGATCGAGCCGGATTTCCATGTGCGCGAAATGCTCACCTGGGCACTCATCCGTCACCCATCGGCGTTGACAGTTCCCAAGCTGATCGACGAACTTCGGTCGGAGCGTACGCAGGCGCGAAGCCAGGCGTTGCATACGCTGTCCAAGATCGGGGATCGGCAGGCGTGGCCGACCATTACCCGGGCGCTTCTGACCGACGCCGACGACGAGGTGGCACGGAGCGCCTGGCGAGCAGCGGTCGTCCTCGTTCCGGACGGCGCGGAGCCCACCCTGGCCGGAGTGTTGTCGACACAGTTCGGGCGGGGCGAGCGTGGAATGCAGTTGAGCCTGAGCCGAGCGCTGATCGCACTCGGTGAGGTGATCGTGCCGACCCTGCGCGCGGCGAAGACGGATCTTGACCCCCACGTGCGCGCGCACGCGATCGCCACAGAACGGCTGCTGGTCGACCCGGACGCCGGCTTCGAGTTCGCGATCGAGGAGGCGAAGCGCGTCGTGGCTCTCGGCGGAATCGGTGCGGACGGGTGATGGGCAGTGTTGATCGGTGAGGTGGCACGACGGTCCGGGGTCAGCGCGCGGATGCTCAGGCACTACGAATCGCTCGGCCTGGTGCGGCCAACCGGCCGTACCGGGGCCGGCTATCGGGAGTATTCCGGCGAGGACCTCCGGCTGATCTTCCAGGTCGAGAGCCTGCGGTCACTGGGACTGTCGCTACGTGAGGTCCGGCGCGCGCTCGATGATCCCGCCTTCACACCCTCGGGGCTCGTCGATGACCTGGTCAGCCAGACGCGAAGACGGATCGCGGGTGAGATGGAGTTGCTCACGCGACTCCGTCGGATCGGTGCGGCGCAACCGGCCGACTGGGAGGACGTCCTCCAGATCGTCGCACTCCTGCAGGCGTTGGGGTCGGAGAGCGCGGGGAAGCGCCAGCGCGCGGCCCTGTCCTCGGTCGACGAGGCTCCGGTGCCGGTGGAGGCGCTGGTCGAGGCGGCGCTGAATGAGACGGACCCGAACGTCGCCGGGGCACTTCGGTGGGCTCTGGCGCAATCGGGCGACGACGGGTTGGCGCTGCTGGCGGAGGGCCTCGGCTCACCAGTGGCCGAGGTGCGGCGACGGGCCGTTCAGTCCATCGCCGAGATCCCGACCGCGACCGCGACCGCACTGCTGCAGGACGCCCTCGCGAACCCCGACATCGTGGTTCGCCGGTATGCGGCCCTGACGCTCGGGCCACGTGGAGTGGCCGACGCGGTGCCGACGCTCATCGACGTGGTCGTCGAGGAGACGAATGACGTCGATGCGGCCGACGCGTTGAGCGCGCTGGCGAGTGATCCCGCGTTGGCGGAGCAGATCGCGATCAGGCTCGTCGACCGCCTCGCCCAGGGGTCCGTCGAGTCGTCCGTCCGGCGTCGGCTGGCGCAGGCGTTGGCGGACATTCCGGGACACGCGGCCGCGCGCGCCCTCGTCGACCTGGCACAGGACGACGACCGGGCGGTCGCGCTCACGGCGACCTACATTCTCCAGGTGCGCGCAGACTCTGCATCCTGAACGGCCCCCTCGCCCTAGCCCGGGGGCCGTCCGTTCGGTCAGGGGGCGAGCGTGAACCGGGTCCAGGTGCTCGCGTCCGTGGTGAGGAGAAAGTGGTCCGGCTCGCCGGTCGACCCGTCGTCGCTGCCGAAGAGCCAGGCGTACCCGGGTGCCACGCTGACCGAGCCGACGAGCGGACCGTACTCCCGGGCGAGGGTGAAATGCCTTCCGTCGTCCCGGCTGACCAGGAGCCGCGCGGGGCGGTTGGATCCGGTGCGTTCACCCGCGGTGATCGCGAGGAGCGATCCGTCCGATCCCAGCGTGAGGTCCCAGTGATACTGCTCCGGTAGCTCCGCGCCCGTGTCCGTCCACGTCTTCGCGCCGTCCGTGGTCCTCGACAGCCGCGTCGAGCCGCCCGCCGTCGACGTCAGCACGTACCCCTCCCGGTCGTCGAGCCCCACCACCGCCACCACGTTCGCGTCGCCCCCCATCTCCCAACTGGTCCAGGTCGCGCCCCGGTCGGCACTGCGGGCGGCCGTCGCGCCCGGGCTACTACCGATCTGGTACGCCGCCCAGATGGTGCCGTCCGTGCCCGGATAGAGGCTGAACAGTGCACGCCACGAGGGTCCGCTGGCGGTGAGCCGATACACGGTTCCGTTCGACGGATCCACCGCCAGTGGCTCCGACAGCGCCCCGCAGCCGAACCCACAGAAAACCGGCCGGGCCGTCGCCGGGAACGCGGGTACGGCGACGATCGCGGTCTCCCCGTCCCGCCAGGTGCGGCCGTAGTCGGTGGAGAGGCGCAGCACCCCGGTGTCGCTGACCAGGTAGGACCGGTCACTGAGCACGGAGAACTTGATGCGGCTGTCCACCGTGCCGGTGGAGCTGGCCGCACATCTGGTGCCGTGGAACTGGGCCGCGTCCCAGTCCGACCAGCTTCGGCCGCGATCGCCGGTGTACGAGAACCGCAGGACGCAGCCTTCCTGCCGCACGTCGACTCCGGACTCGGGCCCGGTCAGCGTGAAGTCGCCGGAGTGCGCGGGCGGCGGGTCCGCCAGGGCCGGCGGGTCCGCCCGGTCCGGACCGACGACCAGCGGTACGACCGCCAGCCCGGCCACAGCGACCAGTGCGGTCGCCACCATCGCGACCGAGCGGTGTCGGCGGGACCGGGCGGCGGTTCGCAGCTCGTCCAGGGGCGGCTTCCGGACGGCCTCGGTGATGGTGTCGACGTCGAATCCAGAGAACTCACGACCGGACATCGATGCTCCCGGGTTGCATAGTGTCGGAGGTGTCGGAGGTGTCGGCGAGCAGGGCTGCCAGGGCGTGCCGCCCCCGGGACAGCCGGGACTTCACCGTCCCCGCTGACACGCCCAACGTGGCGGCTATCTCGTCCACCGGCAGGTCGACGAGATAGTGCAGAGCCAGCGCGTGCCGCTGCCCCTCCGGCAGCACGCGCAGCGCGGCGAGCAGGGCGAGGTGCTCGGGTGAGTGATCGGCGACGGCCGGCGGCGGGCCGATGCGGCGCAGCAGCCCGTCGAGCACCCGGCGGCGCCGGAACCGGCTGCGCGCCCAGTTCACGGCGACCCGGCGCAGCCACGCCTCCGGGTTCTTCAGCCCGGCGAAGCGTCCGGGCGACACGAGTGCCCGGGTGAACGCCTCCTGGACCGCCTCCTGCGCCTCGGCCAGGTCACCGGTCACCGCGTACAGCTGGACCACCAGGCGTCGGAAACAGCTGGCGTAGAGCTCGGAGATCAGATCACCGTCGGACACCGTCACCTCCCTTCTCCATGACACCCACCAACGGGCCGGGCAGAAGGTTCCGGTGGCCGGCCACAATAATCCGAACGCGATTCGTTGGGCGCTGTAGGCGCATCGGACGTTCTATCGCGAACCGGGCGCATGGGGCGTGCCTACCGCATAGCGTCACGGTGGTGGCGGCGCCCCGCCGCGGCGGCGCGCTGGCGATCACGCCCACCCGAAAGGACCGGACATGGACCGTGTCGACAGTGTGCTCCTGCCGGAGCTGGACGGGCCGGTGCCGGCGACGCTGCCCAGCACGCTGGGCCTGCTGAGTCTGGCTCTGGGCATCGGTGCGCTGGTCGCGCCTGGTCCCCTCGCGCGACTGACCGGGGTGGACGACTCCGCAGCGGCGCGCATGGTGATCCCGGCCGTCGGCCTGCGCGAGTTGGGCAGCGCCGCCGGCCTGCTCAGCGGCCGACGCCCGGCCGGCTGGGCGTGGAGCCGGGTGGCCGGCGACGCCATGGACCTGACCCTGCTCGGCCGAGCCCTCGCCGACCGCAGCGGTGAACGACGTCACCGGCTGACCCTGACCACCGCCCTGATCGCCGGCGTCACCGCCGTCGACGTCTTCGCCGCCGTACGGATCCGGCGTGCCCAACAGGCCCGGGCGCGAATGATCCGGATGAACATCGGGGTGACCGTGAACCGGTCACCCGCCGAGGCGTACCGGTTCTGGCGGGACATGGAGAACCTGCCCCGGTTCATGGCGCACCTGGAGTCGGTACGCGCCGACGACCTACGCCGCTCGCACTGGATCGCCCGCGGCCCGGCCGGTCACCGCGTCGAGTGGGACGCCGAGATCATCGACGACCAGCCGAACAAGTCGATCACCTGGCGTTCGCTGCCGGGCGCACGGGTGCCCAACGCGGGGCGCGTCCGGTTCGTGCCCGCCCCCGGTGACCGGGGCACCGAGGTCCGGGTGGAGCTGCGCTACGCCCCGCCCGCCGGCGCGCTCGGCCGGGCGGTGGCGAAGCTCTTCGGCGAGGAACCCGAGCAGCAGGTCCGTGACGACCTGCGCC
The nucleotide sequence above comes from Micromonospora luteifusca. Encoded proteins:
- a CDS encoding RNA polymerase sigma factor translates to MSDGDLISELYASCFRRLVVQLYAVTGDLAEAQEAVQEAFTRALVSPGRFAGLKNPEAWLRRVAVNWARSRFRRRRVLDGLLRRIGPPPAVADHSPEHLALLAALRVLPEGQRHALALHYLVDLPVDEIAATLGVSAGTVKSRLSRGRHALAALLADTSDTSDTMQPGSIDVRS
- a CDS encoding HEAT repeat domain-containing protein, translated to MLIGEVARRSGVSARMLRHYESLGLVRPTGRTGAGYREYSGEDLRLIFQVESLRSLGLSLREVRRALDDPAFTPSGLVDDLVSQTRRRIAGEMELLTRLRRIGAAQPADWEDVLQIVALLQALGSESAGKRQRAALSSVDEAPVPVEALVEAALNETDPNVAGALRWALAQSGDDGLALLAEGLGSPVAEVRRRAVQSIAEIPTATATALLQDALANPDIVVRRYAALTLGPRGVADAVPTLIDVVVEETNDVDAADALSALASDPALAEQIAIRLVDRLAQGSVESSVRRRLAQALADIPGHAAARALVDLAQDDDRAVALTATYILQVRADSAS
- a CDS encoding DUF4396 domain-containing protein, whose protein sequence is MELVWLVTVLYIGPAAVRLYWNWGRPEAFSRRRQEGQPRRPPRGILVTHVSRCGAHCALGFIVAEVALYVVQVDPAQETLWVDYAGDYLTAVTIAVLFRYFGGPGRSVTKVWRALSTVVKVELLTITIFELALFVWLTLAHRVVFPEPPLLPDSPAFWFAGQLGLIAGFIAALPTASWQLRRGQRFEPHPLPSD
- a CDS encoding SRPBCC family protein → MDRVDSVLLPELDGPVPATLPSTLGLLSLALGIGALVAPGPLARLTGVDDSAAARMVIPAVGLRELGSAAGLLSGRRPAGWAWSRVAGDAMDLTLLGRALADRSGERRHRLTLTTALIAGVTAVDVFAAVRIRRAQQARARMIRMNIGVTVNRSPAEAYRFWRDMENLPRFMAHLESVRADDLRRSHWIARGPAGHRVEWDAEIIDDQPNKSITWRSLPGARVPNAGRVRFVPAPGDRGTEVRVELRYAPPAGALGRAVAKLFGEEPEQQVRDDLRRFKQVLETGEVVRSEGSPNGISVRQQAMQRPAQPLPASRR
- a CDS encoding HEAT repeat domain-containing protein — translated: MPRNGTNTMRALQGLENADSSVRLRAALAVGTTPDPLSIDKLIERCAIEPDFHVREMLTWALIRHPSALTVPKLIDELRSERTQARSQALHTLSKIGDRQAWPTITRALLTDADDEVARSAWRAAVVLVPDGAEPTLAGVLSTQFGRGERGMQLSLSRALIALGEVIVPTLRAAKTDLDPHVRAHAIATERLLVDPDAGFEFAIEEAKRVVALGGIGADG
- a CDS encoding winged helix DNA-binding domain-containing protein, encoding MVDRHQVMNFRVRAQQLDRDHGTLADTAVLDIGVQNTGPDGARWALAVRGVDVTALSATDLILLWTIRGAPHLYRRADVGKVVAAVEPFSDADAGKRIYDASKPLKAAGIGNLAALDEVAGHLRTIVSKPTVKGDASGRLATVLPEPYLRSCRPCNATHVYEMPFRLATTRAGLELQLDTSPPVLQRITGFRRTAAPGDRFDLIRAYLRLLGPATPKQVADYLDAPVKDVKALWPDDVVEVTVDREVRSLLAADEEALESADGRSTRLLGPFDLFLQAKDRATLVPDAAHAKELWPVLGRPGAVLVDGELVGTWRPRKAGNTFTVAVQPWRKLPGPTRRAITDQAERLAAYRAVSLTGVDFAN
- a CDS encoding WD40/YVTN/BNR-like repeat-containing protein; protein product: MSGREFSGFDVDTITEAVRKPPLDELRTAARSRRHRSVAMVATALVAVAGLAVVPLVVGPDRADPPALADPPPAHSGDFTLTGPESGVDVRQEGCVLRFSYTGDRGRSWSDWDAAQFHGTRCAASSTGTVDSRIKFSVLSDRSYLVSDTGVLRLSTDYGRTWRDGETAIVAVPAFPATARPVFCGFGCGALSEPLAVDPSNGTVYRLTASGPSWRALFSLYPGTDGTIWAAYQIGSSPGATAARSADRGATWTSWEMGGDANVVAVVGLDDREGYVLTSTAGGSTRLSRTTDGAKTWTDTGAELPEQYHWDLTLGSDGSLLAITAGERTGSNRPARLLVSRDDGRHFTLAREYGPLVGSVSVAPGYAWLFGSDDGSTGEPDHFLLTTDASTWTRFTLAP